The Desulfosporosinus acidiphilus SJ4 genome has a window encoding:
- the rfbA gene encoding glucose-1-phosphate thymidylyltransferase RfbA — protein MKGIVLAGGSGTRLYPLTMVTSKQLLPIYDKPMIYYPLSVLMDAGIRDILIISTPADTPRFRALMGDGDQFGIRLSYAVQLSPDGLAQAFIIGEKFIGDDNVAMVLGDNIFAGHGLKERLKNAVTYAHDKIATVFGYYVDDPERFGIVEFDKNGKAISIEEKPLNPKSNYCVTGLYFYDNRVVEYAKSLSPSARGELEITDLNRIYLQNGELNVELLGQGFTWLDTGTHESLVEATNFVKTVETHQHRKIGCLEEIGYLNGWIDREQLIKSIDPLKKNGYGAYLMDVLGGKYLDKIHAI, from the coding sequence ATGAAAGGTATAGTGCTAGCCGGAGGCTCCGGTACCAGACTTTATCCATTAACAATGGTTACTTCTAAGCAGTTGTTGCCAATCTACGACAAGCCAATGATTTACTATCCGTTAAGTGTATTAATGGATGCAGGTATAAGGGATATTTTGATTATAAGCACTCCTGCCGATACTCCTAGATTTAGAGCACTTATGGGCGACGGCGATCAGTTTGGTATAAGACTATCTTATGCAGTTCAACTCAGTCCTGACGGCCTGGCACAGGCTTTTATTATAGGTGAGAAATTTATTGGTGATGACAATGTAGCAATGGTTCTAGGGGATAATATCTTTGCTGGTCATGGTCTTAAAGAGCGGCTAAAAAATGCTGTGACTTACGCTCACGATAAGATTGCTACAGTGTTTGGGTATTATGTAGATGACCCCGAACGTTTTGGTATTGTTGAGTTTGATAAGAATGGGAAAGCCATTTCAATAGAAGAGAAGCCTTTAAACCCCAAATCAAACTATTGTGTAACTGGATTGTATTTTTATGATAATCGTGTAGTTGAATATGCAAAAAGTTTATCGCCCTCGGCTAGAGGTGAACTTGAAATAACAGATCTCAATCGCATTTATCTTCAAAACGGGGAACTGAATGTTGAATTGCTTGGCCAAGGCTTTACTTGGCTAGATACGGGTACTCACGAGAGTCTTGTAGAAGCTACGAATTTCGTGAAGACTGTGGAGACACATCAGCATCGAAAAATCGGTTGTCTTGAGGAAATTGGCTATTTAAACGGTTGGATTGATAGAGAACAGTTAATTAAGTCAATTGACCCACTTAAGAAAAACGGGTATGGGGCTTATTTAATGGATGTACTGGGTGGAAAATACCTAGACAAGATACACGCAATATAA
- a CDS encoding sugar transferase — MLREHEAILDDISQFVDLVILGLGFYFSVEIYHYKHALVGRVWEQYFLIFLVYIFCWIIGANIYRIYQSRRFMTTLFEVKQLIKAHLLTFVITIASVTLYDPTMIHNRFVFYFEIVALCLTLGFHLVVRLFLQAWRTIGRNTRYVLILGSGAAAHTYLEKVNSNPQLGYKVIGYLAPERNSLEIPYLGDYSNLQTVISMKIVDLTVITAPLSDERVKICVDLLNEMGKTVTILLDDLIAKVTRSRPVDFDGLAMVAYDGGARRPWHELAKRIFDIVLTGAGLIVISPILLAIAIAIKLTAEGPVIFAQDRVGVNGRTFKMYKFRSMVVNAEELREKLAHLNEMSGPVFKITNDPRVTSVGRFLRKTSLDELPQLWNVLIGDMSLVGPRPPLPSEVNMYDLKHRKRLAVKPGITCIWQISGRNEVDFEEWMAMDADYVERWSLWMDVKILAKTVPVVLMRKGAS, encoded by the coding sequence GTGTTAAGAGAACACGAGGCGATTTTAGATGATATTTCCCAGTTCGTCGATTTAGTTATTCTGGGATTAGGTTTCTATTTTAGTGTGGAAATATATCACTATAAACATGCCTTAGTCGGAAGAGTCTGGGAACAGTACTTTCTCATATTTCTCGTCTATATCTTTTGCTGGATTATTGGTGCTAACATATATCGTATATATCAGTCTAGGCGGTTTATGACAACGCTATTTGAGGTTAAGCAATTGATTAAAGCACATCTTTTAACCTTCGTTATAACCATTGCTTCGGTGACGTTATATGATCCAACGATGATCCATAACCGATTTGTATTTTACTTTGAGATAGTGGCTTTGTGTTTGACGTTAGGTTTTCACTTGGTGGTCCGTTTGTTCCTACAAGCATGGCGCACTATCGGTCGCAATACTCGTTATGTTCTAATTCTAGGTAGCGGCGCAGCAGCTCACACTTATCTGGAGAAGGTCAATTCTAACCCTCAGTTGGGATATAAAGTCATTGGTTATTTGGCACCGGAAAGGAACAGCTTAGAAATCCCTTACTTAGGAGATTACTCGAATCTTCAAACTGTGATTAGTATGAAAATCGTCGATCTTACGGTAATCACAGCCCCCTTATCCGATGAAAGAGTTAAAATTTGTGTGGATTTGCTCAATGAAATGGGTAAAACAGTAACGATTCTTCTCGATGATTTGATTGCAAAGGTAACGCGAAGCAGGCCTGTTGATTTTGATGGATTGGCGATGGTTGCGTACGACGGAGGAGCCAGGCGTCCCTGGCATGAATTAGCCAAGAGGATATTCGATATTGTTCTTACAGGCGCTGGTCTTATAGTTATTAGTCCAATTCTCTTGGCCATTGCGATTGCTATTAAGCTGACGGCTGAAGGGCCAGTGATATTTGCTCAAGATCGTGTGGGTGTCAATGGGCGAACGTTTAAAATGTACAAGTTTAGATCGATGGTTGTTAATGCAGAAGAGTTAAGGGAGAAGTTAGCTCATCTTAATGAGATGAGCGGGCCGGTGTTTAAAATTACGAATGATCCAAGGGTTACGTCGGTTGGAAGGTTTTTAAGGAAAACGAGTTTGGATGAGTTACCGCAGTTGTGGAATGTATTGATTGGTGACATGAGTCTTGTGGGGCCGCGGCCTCCACTACCGAGTGAGGTAAATATGTATGATCTTAAGCATCGGAAACGGTTGGCGGTAAAACCAGGGATTACGTGTATTTGGCAAATTAGTGGTCGTAATGAAGTGGACTTTGAAGAGTGGATGGCAATGGATGCTGATTACGTTGAGCGGTGGTCGCTGTGGATGGATGTGAAGATTTTGGCAAAGACTGTGCCAGTGGTGTTGATGAGGAAGGGTGCGAGTTGA
- a CDS encoding sugar transferase, which produces MRLILLSVGSGKRLWPLSNDARSKQFLKVLESISGERESMVQRVLERLAHLNEMSGPVFKITNDPKVTTVGRFFCKTRIDKLPQLFNLFRGDLRTVDGMGIGNLSKG; this is translated from the coding sequence ATGAGATTAATCTTACTTTCAGTGGGATCAGGCAAACGCCTGTGGCCTCTGTCCAATGATGCTCGGTCAAAACAGTTTCTTAAAGTTCTTGAGAGCATAAGCGGTGAACGAGAATCCATGGTTCAGCGAGTTTTGGAGCGCTTAGCTCATTTAAATGAGATGAGCGGACCGGTTTTTAAAATTACCAATGATCCCAAAGTAACAACAGTAGGAAGATTTTTTTGCAAAACGAGGATTGATAAATTGCCTCAATTGTTCAACTTGTTTAGGGGGGATTTGAGAACTGTGGATGGTATGGGAATTGGGAATTTAAGTAAGGGGTAG
- a CDS encoding tyrosine-protein phosphatase: MIDIHSHILPGFDDGSKSMEETLLMVRQLERTGFKTIVATPHVLEGTDYLKPGEILAATEQVNRAVAEAGVSVEIVPGAENYIFPDMAKWVREGRLLTLGNTGMYILVELPMMEIPRYTDQVFFELQVKGLIPVLAHPERYLGLLSKPEQLIEWAKRGILFQIDLGSLRGRYGPQPRQLAERMLSSGLIHLVGSDAHRVSRNESSNREVLQKVWKSMGEERFQEVTVKNPKSILKGEIVRNNGDYVLKDANRKKKVRSIWEIIRR; this comes from the coding sequence ATGATTGATATTCACAGCCACATTCTGCCCGGCTTCGATGACGGGTCTAAAAGCATGGAAGAAACACTGCTTATGGTGCGCCAGTTAGAAAGAACCGGCTTTAAGACCATTGTTGCTACACCGCATGTCTTGGAAGGAACGGATTATCTAAAACCCGGAGAAATCCTTGCTGCAACAGAGCAAGTGAATCGAGCAGTGGCTGAGGCAGGTGTTTCAGTAGAAATCGTCCCGGGAGCAGAGAATTACATCTTTCCGGATATGGCCAAATGGGTACGAGAGGGCAGATTGCTGACCTTGGGCAACACCGGTATGTATATTCTTGTCGAACTGCCAATGATGGAAATACCCCGGTATACGGATCAAGTCTTCTTCGAATTACAGGTCAAGGGCCTAATCCCAGTACTTGCACATCCGGAGAGATATCTGGGATTATTATCCAAACCTGAACAACTGATTGAGTGGGCAAAGCGAGGAATCCTCTTTCAAATTGATCTTGGAAGCTTAAGAGGGCGATATGGTCCGCAGCCTAGGCAGCTGGCGGAACGGATGCTGAGCAGTGGCTTAATTCATCTTGTCGGCTCTGATGCCCATCGCGTTTCACGAAATGAATCCTCAAATAGGGAAGTACTCCAAAAGGTATGGAAAAGTATGGGCGAAGAAAGATTTCAAGAAGTTACTGTTAAGAATCCAAAGAGCATTCTTAAAGGCGAAATTGTCCGTAATAACGGGGATTATGTGTTGAAAGATGCAAATAGAAAGAAGAAAGTAAGAAGTATTTGGGAAATAATAAGAAGATAA
- a CDS encoding CpsD/CapB family tyrosine-protein kinase, whose amino-acid sequence MKHSLITLEQSKSPVSEAFRTLRTNVQFTSVDSQTKKIMVTSAGPQEGKSSTVANLAVSIAQTGKTVLVVDADLRNPTQHKLFGLPNVEGLSVALVQDQDYINYARETSVSGLRVITGGPIPPNPAELVGSKRMKRLIEEASEQFDMVLIDTPPVVAVTDASILAQEVDGVILILASGEVNKDYAQRAKEQLDKVGAKILGAVLNKADLKTSEYYYYYYYHGSEDPNESKRKHKRQRAH is encoded by the coding sequence TTGAAGCATTCATTAATTACATTAGAGCAATCGAAATCACCGGTCTCAGAAGCCTTTCGCACACTGCGCACGAATGTTCAGTTCACAAGCGTGGATTCCCAGACTAAGAAGATTATGGTGACAAGTGCAGGCCCGCAGGAAGGGAAATCTTCGACGGTTGCTAATCTGGCTGTCAGCATCGCTCAAACAGGAAAAACTGTTCTGGTAGTGGATGCGGACCTGCGTAATCCGACACAGCATAAGCTTTTTGGACTGCCGAATGTTGAAGGTTTATCCGTGGCCTTAGTTCAGGATCAAGACTATATTAATTATGCCAGGGAAACGAGTGTTTCGGGCTTAAGAGTCATCACCGGAGGGCCAATCCCCCCGAATCCGGCGGAACTGGTCGGTTCAAAACGAATGAAACGACTCATTGAAGAAGCCAGTGAACAATTTGATATGGTCCTTATCGATACTCCGCCTGTGGTGGCGGTAACAGATGCCTCCATTTTGGCACAGGAAGTCGATGGAGTCATCCTAATTTTGGCTTCCGGTGAAGTAAACAAGGATTATGCTCAGCGTGCGAAGGAACAATTAGATAAAGTTGGAGCAAAGATTTTAGGAGCAGTTCTTAATAAAGCAGATTTAAAAACCAGCGAATATTATTATTACTACTATTATCATGGGTCTGAAGATCCTAATGAAAGCAAGAGAAAGCATAAACGGCAAAGAGCACATTAA
- a CDS encoding YveK family protein, with the protein MEEEIDLRQYLEVLGKRWLIIVAIPLIAAITSGVISFFILKPSYEASTTLIVGKKATEEGQAAAQMLDNNVLLANQQLAKTYATIAQSRTVEEQVIKDLDLPLTVEALDKLITVDQVKTTEILEIKVSNNDPKLAASIANTMAKEFSKAVIEIKKVDSVSIVDKAETPDAPVKPNKKLNILIGFVVGLMAAVGLAFLLEYLDNTIKTSNDVETLLGIPVLGVIPNYEIGKQA; encoded by the coding sequence ATGGAAGAGGAAATTGATTTACGGCAGTACTTAGAAGTGCTGGGCAAACGATGGTTAATCATAGTGGCAATACCTCTCATTGCAGCAATCACAAGCGGAGTCATAAGCTTTTTTATTCTCAAGCCTTCTTATGAGGCGTCTACGACCTTGATCGTCGGCAAGAAAGCCACTGAAGAAGGGCAAGCGGCAGCCCAAATGCTGGACAATAATGTCCTGCTGGCCAATCAGCAATTGGCCAAGACCTATGCCACTATTGCTCAAAGCAGAACCGTGGAGGAACAAGTTATTAAAGATTTAGACCTGCCGCTGACCGTAGAGGCACTTGATAAGCTCATCACGGTTGACCAAGTGAAGACAACGGAGATTTTAGAAATAAAAGTAAGCAATAACGATCCTAAATTGGCCGCCTCCATAGCCAATACCATGGCTAAGGAATTTTCTAAAGCAGTAATTGAGATAAAAAAGGTAGACAGCGTCAGTATTGTTGATAAAGCTGAGACCCCGGATGCCCCTGTTAAACCCAATAAAAAGCTCAATATCTTAATTGGTTTTGTAGTGGGCTTGATGGCAGCTGTGGGCCTTGCTTTTCTGTTGGAGTATTTGGATAACACAATAAAAACTTCAAATGACGTGGAAACTCTTTTGGGAATACCGGTTTTAGGAGTCATACCGAACTATGAGATCGGAAAACAGGCATAA